The following are encoded together in the Asticcacaulis sp. genome:
- a CDS encoding asparagine synthase-related protein: MATRFLAIISSGTKAVEKAAAEIEAESGLLRVIDTPDMALFTDFAAHRFCLPDSRGAVIGDLFSGVASPERIRESTPELFQQIVRSRAQHLIDACWGGYVAIVRDDEGETHILRDPSGAMPCYYLETSSATVIFSDVETMLAAGFQVPEIDWSYMLRHLLAYDLRSPGTGLTGVKELLAGFRLTLRGSAKVVTQRWSPWDHVCNDRTATSQKAATDLHEIVTTAVRAWAGSFSHILLGVSGGLDSSILAACLTGQPAHLTCLTMATDEADGDERRYARILSAALDLTLLERHHDLGKIDITRSTAAHLPRPLLYAFGQSEHEAKFAIARAHGIDAFFSGIGGDNVFCHMVSPSPIIDRLRAEGLGSGVFTTIDDICRLTGCSFWELAIAGIPRLMAKRSSYRWEANTRFINRAAVSDFTEVFTHPWLDAPVDALPGKAAHVAMLTRIQGTIDGFSRLEAPPQINPLLSQPIVEACLHIPTWQWCEGGQNRSVARLAFREDLPARIVNRRSKGGPDSFAFDVIEANRALLREQLLEGVLAQRGLLDLKALENCLDARRWIQRDDYVRLSALAEAEAWVRHWAGLGYPLKLALA; the protein is encoded by the coding sequence ATGGCCACCCGGTTCCTTGCCATCATTTCGAGCGGCACGAAGGCTGTAGAAAAAGCCGCCGCTGAAATTGAAGCTGAAAGCGGACTGCTTCGCGTCATCGACACGCCAGATATGGCGTTATTTACGGATTTTGCTGCGCACCGCTTTTGCCTGCCGGACAGTCGTGGTGCCGTAATTGGTGACCTGTTCTCTGGTGTGGCCTCGCCCGAAAGGATACGCGAATCCACCCCGGAGCTCTTTCAGCAAATTGTTCGTAGCCGCGCGCAGCACCTGATCGATGCGTGTTGGGGCGGCTATGTCGCTATCGTCAGGGACGACGAAGGCGAAACCCACATCCTTCGTGACCCGTCAGGAGCTATGCCATGCTATTACCTGGAGACGTCCTCTGCGACTGTGATCTTCTCGGACGTTGAAACGATGCTTGCGGCTGGCTTTCAGGTCCCGGAGATCGACTGGTCGTATATGCTTCGTCACCTGCTCGCTTACGATCTCAGATCGCCGGGAACAGGTCTGACTGGGGTAAAGGAACTGCTGGCCGGGTTCAGGCTCACGCTCAGAGGCTCGGCAAAGGTTGTCACGCAGCGCTGGTCGCCCTGGGATCATGTGTGTAACGACCGGACAGCGACCAGTCAGAAGGCTGCAACAGATCTCCACGAGATCGTAACGACGGCCGTCCGGGCATGGGCTGGCAGTTTCAGCCATATCCTCCTGGGTGTATCCGGCGGTCTCGACTCGTCGATACTTGCGGCTTGCCTTACGGGCCAGCCCGCTCATCTCACCTGTCTTACCATGGCGACTGACGAAGCCGATGGCGACGAGCGGAGGTACGCAAGAATACTCTCGGCCGCACTTGACCTGACACTGCTCGAACGACACCACGACCTGGGTAAAATTGATATCACGCGCTCGACGGCCGCTCACCTGCCCCGCCCCTTACTTTACGCATTCGGGCAAAGCGAACATGAGGCCAAATTCGCTATCGCCCGCGCGCACGGCATAGATGCTTTCTTCAGCGGCATTGGCGGCGATAATGTCTTCTGCCATATGGTCTCACCCTCACCGATTATCGACAGGTTGCGAGCGGAAGGCCTGGGAAGTGGCGTTTTCACAACGATCGATGACATATGCCGATTGACCGGTTGCAGTTTCTGGGAACTCGCAATAGCCGGAATTCCCCGGTTGATGGCAAAGCGCTCGTCATACCGGTGGGAAGCCAATACCAGGTTTATCAACCGTGCCGCGGTGTCAGACTTCACCGAAGTGTTCACTCATCCCTGGCTTGATGCGCCTGTTGACGCCTTACCGGGCAAGGCGGCCCATGTCGCAATGCTCACCCGGATTCAGGGCACGATCGATGGTTTCTCCCGACTGGAAGCACCGCCACAAATAAATCCCCTCCTATCTCAGCCCATCGTCGAGGCATGCCTGCACATTCCCACGTGGCAATGGTGCGAAGGTGGTCAAAACCGATCAGTGGCCCGGCTGGCCTTCCGTGAAGACCTGCCGGCCCGGATCGTTAACCGCCGTTCAAAAGGAGGTCCCGACAGCTTTGCTTTCGATGTCATAGAGGCCAACCGGGCGCTGCTCCGAGAACAATTGCTTGAAGGGGTACTTGCGCAACGTGGCCTGCTTGATCTGAAAGCGCTGGAAAATTGTCTCGACGCACGGCGCTGGATACAGCGCGATGACTATGTGCGCCTGTCCGCCCTCGCCGAAGCGGAGGCATGGGTCAGGCATTGGGCCGGACTGGGCTACCCGCTGAAGCTGGCGTTGGCATAA
- a CDS encoding ABC transporter ATP-binding protein/permease: MASATAGVRRDVFAGICLEAMEIVLSTGSPWLLKVLVDTLAEGGVSGFRLAALVLLFVLTWAGASIMTMWRMVYSSRVIDALTQQLAVGAIQSRLPEAASARDGDSGRLLGLIERLPYSLQVVVDGLIWRTLPLLIQLVASLAVIAALIPFHYAAILAAVLAGFIAVTWLGAIRHERNAGSANAAAGAVSHLVGDVVRNARRVVLNGALPIEIAAITAQFGAKRQATERMMRSLVMTSAFQYGVVGLGLLLLLTLGGVDVLNHRMTIGDFVLLQAYAFRLALPLSGLGFTLSQAAVSVANTADVLDLAQSADEPATAPLPVKAPAGITLRNVSFTYGPGLPGIEGISVDIIPGSFIVIVGANGSGKSTLAQLMAGILEPGAGEVLINGQDMSTIRRADRHRHILYVPQFIGLFNRTLGENAQYPPSVQSQADLASLLTEWRFHEAGRQVDFSASVGEQGERLSGGQVQKLELARLVGVKVPAIILDESTSALDTGSEAAAISSLRAAHGCSSTLLIITHELNLAESADEVLFMSAGRLLGHGGHSELLSILPEYADLWSDQQFGAE; this comes from the coding sequence ATGGCAAGTGCCACGGCAGGCGTCAGGCGCGATGTCTTTGCAGGCATATGTCTCGAAGCGATGGAGATCGTGCTTTCAACAGGCAGCCCGTGGCTACTAAAGGTACTGGTGGACACGCTGGCTGAAGGTGGCGTCAGCGGTTTTCGTCTTGCGGCCCTCGTGCTGCTGTTCGTCCTGACATGGGCCGGCGCGAGCATTATGACAATGTGGCGAATGGTATATTCTTCGCGGGTCATCGACGCCCTGACGCAGCAACTGGCCGTCGGCGCGATTCAGTCCCGGCTGCCTGAGGCAGCGAGTGCCCGTGATGGAGACAGCGGAAGGCTGCTTGGTCTGATCGAACGGCTGCCGTACAGCCTTCAGGTCGTCGTGGATGGCCTTATCTGGCGCACCCTGCCATTGCTGATCCAGCTTGTTGCCAGTCTTGCCGTGATTGCAGCGCTGATCCCCTTCCACTATGCGGCCATTCTGGCGGCGGTCCTTGCTGGATTCATTGCTGTGACCTGGCTGGGCGCGATCCGGCATGAGCGGAACGCCGGATCGGCGAATGCGGCCGCGGGTGCCGTTTCTCATCTCGTCGGAGACGTTGTGCGTAACGCACGCCGCGTTGTTCTGAACGGCGCGCTACCTATTGAAATCGCTGCCATCACCGCACAATTCGGGGCGAAGCGTCAGGCCACCGAGCGGATGATGCGTTCGCTGGTTATGACTTCGGCGTTCCAGTACGGCGTTGTCGGCCTCGGTCTGCTTCTGCTGCTGACATTGGGCGGTGTCGATGTACTGAACCATCGGATGACGATCGGTGATTTTGTATTGTTGCAGGCATATGCCTTTCGGCTCGCCCTTCCCCTCAGCGGTCTGGGTTTCACTCTCAGCCAGGCAGCGGTTTCGGTAGCCAACACCGCCGACGTTCTTGATCTCGCCCAGTCAGCGGACGAACCGGCAACGGCGCCACTTCCGGTCAAGGCGCCGGCTGGCATAACGTTGCGAAACGTCAGCTTTACCTACGGCCCAGGTCTGCCCGGCATCGAGGGTATCAGCGTCGATATCATACCCGGTTCGTTTATCGTGATTGTCGGCGCCAATGGATCAGGCAAATCAACTCTGGCTCAGCTTATGGCCGGCATTCTGGAGCCCGGCGCAGGCGAAGTCCTTATCAATGGCCAGGATATGAGCACAATACGACGGGCTGACCGCCATCGGCACATCCTGTATGTCCCGCAGTTTATAGGCCTGTTCAACCGAACTTTAGGCGAAAACGCCCAGTATCCGCCTTCGGTCCAGAGCCAAGCCGATCTGGCCTCCCTGCTGACCGAATGGCGCTTTCATGAGGCCGGGCGGCAGGTCGACTTTAGCGCTTCGGTGGGGGAGCAAGGGGAGCGGCTTTCCGGTGGACAGGTACAGAAGCTGGAACTGGCCCGGTTGGTGGGCGTCAAGGTGCCGGCAATTATACTGGACGAAAGCACGTCGGCACTTGATACGGGCAGTGAAGCCGCTGCCATTAGCTCGTTGAGGGCGGCCCACGGGTGTAGTTCGACGTTGCTTATTATCACCCATGAGCTGAACTTGGCGGAGTCGGCTGACGAAGTCCTCTTCATGTCAGCGGGGAGGCTTTTGGGCCATGGGGGGCATTCGGAACTGCTGTCGATATTACCCGAATATGCTGACCTTTGGAGCGACCAACAATTTGGAGCCGAATAA
- a CDS encoding Atxe2 family lasso peptide isopeptidase yields MHFGEVRRLNWKNSFGIETFGDLVLPADYKPGKRYPLIVVQYESRGFLRGGTGDEFPVQYFAANGFSILTVQRPDDIGSRQKAKSWLEVERLNRKDWGDFRSVQSSLETGVELAVKAGIAEPGRIGLTGLSNGASNAQFALINSRVFAAVAMSNCCEEPAIVTSLVGPAFASALQTAGYPRLTKEARQFWAPMSIIDNAAHIEVPLLIQIPDREYLGAVESVTALKEQGRPVEMYVYPDEYHIKWQPAHRLASYERSLDWFSFWLRNVEYPGSGKADQYRRWSKLRDQNKSLSATPGP; encoded by the coding sequence CTGCACTTCGGAGAGGTAAGACGTCTCAACTGGAAAAACAGCTTCGGTATCGAAACATTTGGCGATCTTGTTTTGCCGGCAGATTATAAACCCGGCAAGAGATATCCGCTCATAGTGGTCCAGTACGAGTCACGAGGGTTCCTGCGCGGAGGCACCGGCGACGAGTTTCCGGTCCAGTATTTTGCAGCAAACGGGTTCTCAATCCTGACTGTGCAACGACCGGACGACATTGGCTCTCGTCAGAAGGCAAAATCCTGGCTCGAAGTCGAGCGTCTTAACCGGAAAGACTGGGGCGATTTTCGCAGCGTACAGTCTTCGCTGGAAACCGGTGTCGAGCTGGCGGTGAAAGCTGGCATTGCGGAACCGGGACGCATCGGCCTCACCGGGCTGAGCAATGGCGCATCAAATGCGCAATTTGCCCTGATCAATAGCCGCGTGTTTGCAGCCGTAGCGATGAGCAACTGCTGTGAGGAACCAGCGATAGTGACGTCTCTGGTGGGGCCTGCGTTTGCCTCAGCATTGCAAACCGCCGGCTATCCCCGACTGACAAAGGAAGCTCGGCAGTTCTGGGCACCTATGTCGATTATCGATAATGCAGCACACATCGAGGTGCCGCTTCTGATTCAGATTCCTGACCGTGAATACCTTGGCGCCGTAGAGAGTGTTACAGCACTCAAAGAGCAGGGCCGACCTGTCGAGATGTATGTTTATCCGGACGAGTACCATATCAAGTGGCAACCTGCTCATCGTCTGGCGAGTTATGAACGCAGTCTGGACTGGTTCAGCTTCTGGCTCCGGAACGTGGAATATCCTGGCAGCGGAAAGGCGGATCAGTATCGACGTTGGAGCAAACTGCGTGACCAGAATAAGAGTTTGAGCGCTACTCCGGGGCCGTAA
- a CDS encoding TonB-dependent receptor, translating into MGFTFSRKQWLRNSSLVAIAATVGLLAAPMAQAEAGRFQFNIPAENTAKALNDFAQQAGVQLLFPYDAAAAFSAPALKGSLSREEALARLLENTNLEIASTTETTITLRVAVKKAQGAAADEVTEVIVTGTHIRGGNPTSPVHTITRTDIDQSGYSQIGDVMRSLPENFSGGQNPGVAAGAPSISNVGNSNVSNASTVNLRGLGSDATLVLLNGHRLSADSFFQGSDISGIPLGAVQRIEVLTDGASALYGSDAVAGVVNFILRRNFNGGELSARIGDTSEGGGQEQTYSLLQGVSGGGWYALLNAEYSKQDAITWGDREFTQSATPDNTLLQPQDRSSVFLSAGRDFSDRVSLSFDGLYSERDTTRSNQSSPSQPRYFTNTITPAYSAASTLTIAMPAGWKMRVTGVASGSRNDTRFDAPSLSYSSQSRTENHVEYLEASADGTLAHLPAGDIRMAIGAGTRKEGYRTSSTDVSRTVNYLFGEILAPLVAPSSDRTGLHELELSLSARAEQYSDFGNSTNPRIGLRYVPFSDLTMRATWGKSLKAPSFDQMYSQSVLYLFDAADLGYAGSGQALLTYGGNPRLRPETSTSWTIGGEYNPLKMRSLRLSATWFDIDYRNRIVQPISSLVTGLSDPIYVPFVDPNPSASLQAQLLADANDFANFFDRCLRPGKCRSRPAGSVCQCDRADR; encoded by the coding sequence ATGGGATTTACATTTTCTCGCAAACAATGGCTGCGCAATAGTTCGCTGGTAGCTATCGCTGCTACGGTTGGCTTGCTGGCCGCACCAATGGCTCAGGCAGAGGCTGGTCGCTTCCAGTTCAATATTCCCGCCGAAAATACCGCGAAGGCGCTAAACGATTTTGCGCAACAAGCCGGCGTTCAGTTGCTATTTCCCTATGATGCTGCCGCCGCGTTTTCGGCGCCGGCGCTGAAAGGATCGCTCTCACGCGAAGAGGCTCTGGCCCGCCTGCTGGAAAATACAAATCTCGAAATCGCGAGCACCACAGAGACGACCATTACCTTGCGGGTGGCTGTCAAAAAAGCGCAGGGCGCCGCTGCGGACGAGGTAACAGAAGTCATCGTCACTGGCACGCATATCCGCGGGGGCAATCCGACATCTCCCGTCCATACCATCACCAGGACCGACATAGATCAATCCGGATACTCGCAGATAGGCGATGTGATGCGATCGCTGCCAGAGAACTTCTCCGGTGGCCAGAATCCCGGCGTGGCCGCCGGCGCGCCGTCTATTTCCAATGTCGGTAACTCCAACGTCTCCAACGCATCGACGGTAAATCTGCGTGGTCTGGGTTCGGATGCGACGCTCGTCCTCCTGAACGGACACCGCCTCTCCGCCGACAGTTTTTTTCAGGGGTCGGATATTTCAGGCATCCCGTTGGGCGCTGTCCAGCGCATCGAAGTCCTGACTGACGGGGCCTCCGCTCTGTATGGCTCCGACGCTGTTGCCGGCGTCGTAAACTTTATTCTGCGTCGGAATTTCAATGGAGGAGAACTGAGCGCTCGCATTGGCGACACAAGCGAGGGCGGCGGACAGGAACAGACCTACAGCCTTCTTCAGGGCGTCTCGGGAGGCGGCTGGTATGCGCTTCTGAACGCAGAATATTCGAAGCAGGACGCGATAACGTGGGGTGATCGGGAGTTTACGCAAAGCGCCACGCCAGACAATACGCTCTTGCAGCCACAGGACCGCTCATCGGTCTTTCTGAGTGCGGGCCGGGATTTCTCGGACCGGGTAAGCTTATCTTTCGATGGCCTGTATAGCGAGCGGGACACCACGCGCTCAAACCAGAGCAGCCCTTCACAACCACGATATTTTACCAATACGATCACGCCAGCCTACAGCGCAGCGTCCACCCTGACTATTGCTATGCCGGCAGGCTGGAAGATGCGTGTCACGGGTGTCGCCTCCGGGAGCCGCAACGATACCCGCTTCGACGCGCCCTCCCTGTCATATTCCAGCCAAAGCCGGACCGAAAATCACGTAGAGTATCTTGAGGCCTCTGCTGACGGCACACTTGCACACTTGCCCGCCGGCGACATCAGAATGGCGATCGGCGCAGGCACCCGAAAGGAAGGATACAGAACGAGCAGCACGGACGTGTCCCGGACCGTGAACTATCTGTTCGGTGAGATACTGGCGCCACTCGTGGCACCTTCATCTGATCGTACCGGACTGCACGAACTGGAACTGAGCCTGTCGGCCCGGGCAGAACAGTACAGCGATTTCGGCAACAGCACCAATCCCCGCATTGGATTGAGGTATGTCCCGTTCAGTGATCTGACCATGCGTGCGACATGGGGAAAATCACTGAAAGCGCCGTCTTTCGACCAGATGTATTCGCAGTCCGTCCTGTACCTATTCGACGCGGCTGATCTGGGATATGCGGGCTCGGGGCAGGCCTTGCTGACCTATGGCGGAAATCCCAGACTACGGCCTGAAACATCCACCTCCTGGACGATTGGCGGTGAATACAACCCTCTGAAAATGCGGTCGTTGCGCCTTTCCGCCACGTGGTTTGATATCGACTATCGAAACCGTATCGTTCAGCCGATCAGCTCGCTTGTCACAGGCCTGAGCGATCCGATTTATGTCCCCTTTGTAGATCCCAACCCTTCCGCATCCTTGCAGGCCCAGTTGCTGGCCGACGCTAACGATTTCGCTAATTTTTTCGACCGGTGCCTACGACCCGGCAAGTGTCGTAGCCGTCCTGCGGGATCAGTATGCCAATGCGACCGCGCAGACCGTTAA
- a CDS encoding DUF4880 domain-containing protein: MNSEEKPTRKDIMDTASLWFARLDSETADIDAFEAWRDADPSHAAAFARIAGVGFQLDRLKRLQPAPATGAAEKPVNRRNLLMIAGGGLVLAAAGATAVSVATARASASTAIGASQTITLPDGGQISLNTDSKASWKFDTDRRRIWLERGEIALLVPHDPRPCFLYGGDSEVRVGEGDLNVRLRGQALDLTVVKGACNVSASARNNASGDASAKAPLTVKAGEAVLAQTSDLHVRSLDAQDLQFISGWRSGELVFSGQTLGVAVAEYNRYLPRKMVILDAGLENIRLGGRFTTHDPADFLASLQSGFGIHVTRDASGAVLLSR, encoded by the coding sequence GTGAACTCAGAAGAAAAACCTACGCGAAAAGATATCATGGACACAGCCTCGCTCTGGTTCGCGCGACTGGATTCCGAAACGGCCGATATTGATGCTTTTGAAGCCTGGCGCGACGCTGACCCGAGCCATGCGGCTGCGTTTGCCCGCATTGCCGGGGTGGGGTTTCAGTTGGATCGCCTAAAAAGGCTTCAGCCAGCGCCGGCTACCGGGGCGGCAGAAAAGCCTGTTAATCGTCGCAACCTTCTTATGATCGCAGGCGGCGGGCTTGTTTTGGCAGCGGCCGGCGCAACAGCCGTTTCTGTGGCGACGGCACGGGCGAGTGCATCCACTGCGATTGGCGCAAGCCAGACCATAACTTTGCCGGATGGTGGTCAGATCAGCCTGAATACGGACTCGAAGGCCTCATGGAAGTTCGATACCGATCGGCGCCGCATCTGGCTGGAGCGCGGCGAAATAGCCCTGCTAGTGCCGCACGATCCCCGGCCTTGTTTTTTGTACGGTGGTGATAGCGAAGTCAGAGTAGGGGAGGGGGACTTGAACGTGCGCCTGCGTGGTCAGGCACTTGACCTCACAGTAGTCAAAGGCGCCTGCAATGTTTCTGCGTCAGCTCGCAATAATGCTTCCGGAGATGCGAGTGCGAAGGCGCCGTTGACGGTGAAAGCCGGGGAGGCCGTTCTCGCACAGACCTCGGACCTTCACGTTCGGTCACTGGATGCTCAGGATCTGCAATTCATCTCCGGCTGGCGAAGCGGAGAGCTTGTATTTAGCGGGCAGACCCTTGGCGTCGCCGTCGCTGAATATAACCGCTACCTGCCCCGGAAAATGGTGATCCTCGATGCAGGGCTGGAAAATATCCGGCTCGGTGGGCGGTTCACGACGCATGATCCGGCGGACTTTTTGGCGTCGCTGCAATCCGGCTTCGGCATTCATGTAACGAGGGATGCGTCTGGCGCTGTTTTGCTATCCCGGTAG
- a CDS encoding DUF2285 domain-containing protein: MGEERQDERIFWQSDVDPSVVIVDAEPIPSQHEDAFDIAHFYGQADVLTDSTGREFLLLTDGARHIQLEIRSGSVVAGPVQLHYDIAGFVKMEAKVGTLLRLNALRRLGRIPNALCPQETGARKWAKALQAYDGMVAGASHREIAAVIFSPKLVADEWNGRSDFLRLRVQRLLRYGRDMVAGGYRKLLN; this comes from the coding sequence TTGGGCGAAGAGCGTCAGGATGAGAGGATTTTCTGGCAATCGGACGTGGACCCGTCTGTTGTGATTGTCGATGCCGAACCGATACCCTCACAGCACGAGGATGCTTTTGACATCGCCCATTTCTACGGACAGGCGGACGTTCTGACCGACTCCACGGGCCGGGAATTCTTGCTACTCACCGACGGCGCGCGCCACATCCAGCTTGAGATCAGGTCGGGAAGTGTCGTCGCCGGCCCGGTTCAGCTTCATTACGACATTGCGGGCTTCGTGAAAATGGAGGCGAAGGTCGGCACGCTTTTGAGACTGAATGCTCTCCGCCGCCTGGGGCGCATTCCGAATGCGCTGTGTCCGCAGGAAACGGGCGCGCGAAAATGGGCGAAAGCGCTTCAGGCCTATGATGGCATGGTGGCGGGCGCGAGCCATAGGGAGATCGCCGCGGTGATTTTCTCTCCGAAGCTTGTCGCCGATGAATGGAACGGACGATCCGATTTTCTCCGGCTTCGCGTTCAACGTTTGTTGCGTTACGGCCGCGATATGGTGGCCGGCGGGTATCGAAAGCTGCTGAATTAA
- a CDS encoding helix-turn-helix domain-containing protein — protein MDVQSLIGWNVKRLRKAVGLSQEELALRVEIVDQSYISGVEGGRRNPTAVLLYLLAAALGTEVGELFSVANVPSKITAGPVKIKSTRSKKDLI, from the coding sequence ATGGATGTGCAATCGCTAATTGGCTGGAATGTGAAGCGCCTGCGTAAAGCAGTTGGCCTATCACAAGAGGAGTTGGCATTGCGCGTAGAGATCGTAGACCAATCTTATATAAGTGGGGTTGAAGGTGGTCGTCGAAACCCCACTGCCGTCCTTCTTTATTTGCTGGCAGCAGCTTTAGGAACTGAAGTTGGCGAACTGTTTTCCGTTGCCAACGTTCCATCGAAAATTACTGCGGGTCCGGTAAAAATTAAGAGCACCAGGTCAAAAAAAGATTTGATATAA
- a CDS encoding lasso peptide biosynthesis B2 protein, translating to MTYRLRDDVYYCVANRQVALLDLLADRYYCLPSQAEAAFRALIQNKASDELSPPSLAALFSRGLLVEDKSGKSVPPPHEITYPAVSLVDARSAGLKWSEAAASITRRLQASAELKRGPLDAIVRRIRLRKLAAIAAMKPIESANTTERKIISFLNTAKFLSTRDQCLSSSIALIDHLASARCYPDLVIGVRMKPFSAHAWVQQGDIVLNDEVDAILPYTPILVV from the coding sequence ATGACCTATCGCCTTCGTGATGACGTCTACTACTGTGTCGCAAACCGCCAGGTTGCTCTCCTGGATTTGCTGGCGGACCGATACTATTGCCTGCCGTCTCAGGCTGAGGCCGCCTTTCGCGCGCTCATTCAAAACAAGGCCTCCGACGAGCTCTCTCCGCCTTCCTTGGCCGCTCTCTTCTCGCGTGGCCTGCTTGTCGAGGACAAGTCGGGAAAGTCTGTTCCGCCTCCCCATGAGATAACTTACCCGGCTGTCAGCCTGGTCGATGCGCGTTCAGCAGGACTTAAATGGTCGGAGGCCGCTGCGTCGATCACACGGCGACTTCAGGCATCTGCTGAGCTGAAGCGGGGGCCGCTGGATGCGATCGTTCGCCGCATCAGACTACGTAAGCTCGCCGCCATAGCCGCAATGAAACCCATTGAAAGCGCAAACACTACCGAACGGAAAATTATCTCGTTTTTGAATACCGCAAAATTCTTATCAACGCGGGATCAGTGTCTGTCTTCCTCTATCGCTCTTATCGATCACCTGGCTTCCGCTCGGTGCTACCCTGATCTCGTAATCGGCGTCCGCATGAAACCTTTCAGCGCCCATGCGTGGGTCCAACAGGGTGATATCGTCCTGAACGACGAGGTGGACGCGATCCTCCCCTACACACCTATTCTGGTCGTTTAG
- a CDS encoding helix-turn-helix transcriptional regulator, protein MDVQKLIGWNLSRLRLARRLSQEELALRTEIIGQGYVSGLERGRRNPTAVTLVLLARALDVQVGELFSITDAPPKIVEGPVRINSTRSGVREV, encoded by the coding sequence ATGGATGTGCAGAAGCTCATTGGATGGAATTTAAGTCGGCTTAGGTTGGCCCGAAGGCTATCCCAAGAAGAATTGGCACTGCGCACCGAAATAATTGGTCAAGGTTACGTAAGCGGCCTCGAACGAGGTAGAAGAAACCCAACAGCCGTAACTTTAGTCCTGCTGGCGCGCGCACTTGATGTACAGGTGGGCGAGCTATTTTCGATTACCGATGCGCCTCCCAAAATTGTAGAGGGTCCCGTCAGAATAAACAGTACCCGTTCTGGAGTACGTGAGGTCTAA
- a CDS encoding TonB-dependent receptor has translation MRDQYANATAQTVKGLDIGYRQSFGMSSGDLSTFANATWLTLKQQTISTVPSVRLSGTIYNVPKFKARAGLSWQHQGFTATGIANFISAETDTGVVPNADVASWTTVDATVSYRFLGQTDFRRGTRITLSASNLFDKDPPRTTSGTPGLDPHFDSTNASVIGRFVSLTLAKAW, from the coding sequence CTGCGGGATCAGTATGCCAATGCGACCGCGCAGACCGTTAAAGGCCTGGACATTGGCTACAGGCAGTCATTCGGGATGTCTTCCGGGGACCTCAGTACCTTTGCCAATGCGACGTGGCTGACACTTAAACAGCAGACGATATCGACAGTACCCAGTGTAAGGCTGTCTGGGACGATCTATAACGTTCCGAAATTCAAGGCACGCGCCGGACTGAGCTGGCAGCATCAGGGCTTCACAGCGACGGGCATTGCAAATTTCATATCGGCCGAGACAGACACGGGCGTTGTTCCTAACGCCGACGTCGCCTCCTGGACAACCGTCGATGCCACGGTGTCGTATCGTTTTCTCGGTCAGACCGATTTCCGGCGAGGTACTCGCATCACCCTGTCGGCCTCAAATCTGTTCGACAAGGACCCGCCGCGCACGACCTCCGGGACGCCCGGTCTCGATCCGCATTTCGACAGCACCAACGCTTCTGTCATCGGCCGTTTTGTCAGCCTGACACTCGCAAAGGCATGGTGA
- a CDS encoding sigma-70 family RNA polymerase sigma factor — translation MSDRKTFDAAPLQTDEEINVFIGQRMKCRREYLQMSREAVGLCMGLNAEEIEAFEKGTAPIEAVQIRNIAKALGVKIHELFGHHTLAPLPESRAWIRDVERWFGVNLSPYERDFLGLARRLTGDIDSARDLVHDAYARILSGNTWTTLTHPRAYVMRAVYNLGLNKLRNARVVPMQQYAKTETVSYADLSPDQFHVLSGRQEIDLLMSAISQLPPQCRKVVIMRRIDELRPRDIAQKLGISLSTVEKHLARGMVLLADYLDASRPKQTDLSSNTAEATKPE, via the coding sequence ATGAGTGATCGCAAAACATTTGATGCCGCACCGTTGCAGACCGACGAGGAAATTAATGTCTTTATTGGCCAGCGAATGAAATGTCGTCGCGAGTATCTTCAAATGTCACGCGAGGCTGTAGGCCTTTGTATGGGGCTAAATGCGGAGGAGATCGAAGCGTTTGAAAAAGGAACTGCGCCTATTGAAGCAGTTCAGATTAGAAATATCGCGAAAGCGCTGGGCGTCAAAATCCACGAACTATTTGGCCATCATACTCTTGCCCCTTTGCCCGAAAGCAGAGCATGGATACGCGATGTTGAGCGTTGGTTCGGTGTCAACCTGTCGCCATACGAACGGGACTTCCTCGGTCTGGCCCGTCGTCTGACCGGCGACATCGATAGTGCCCGTGATCTGGTCCACGACGCTTATGCCCGCATTCTATCCGGTAACACCTGGACGACGCTTACCCATCCACGCGCCTACGTTATGCGCGCCGTCTATAATCTGGGTTTGAATAAGCTCCGCAATGCCCGCGTTGTCCCGATGCAGCAATATGCCAAGACCGAGACGGTAAGTTATGCTGATCTCTCTCCGGATCAGTTTCATGTACTGTCAGGGCGTCAGGAAATTGATCTGCTGATGAGCGCCATTTCGCAGTTGCCGCCGCAGTGCCGGAAGGTCGTCATCATGCGCAGGATCGACGAACTGCGGCCGCGAGATATCGCTCAGAAGCTGGGTATCAGTCTGTCGACCGTCGAAAAACATCTGGCGCGGGGAATGGTACTGCTGGCCGACTATCTCGATGCAAGCCGGCCGAAACAGACAGACCTGTCGTCAAATACAGCCGAAGCCACAAAGCCGGAATAG